Proteins from a genomic interval of Polaribacter sejongensis:
- a CDS encoding sulfatase, which translates to MKYFVVVLLCGLLSCTTQNLVKSESKPNIIYINVDDLGWMDTETYGSTFYETPNITRLAKSGMLFTNGYASAANCAPSRACLISGQNTPRHGVFTVSNSDRGHEKTRKIIPTPNTEDLADDNVTIAEMLKKAGYTTGTFGKWHLGDDPKTQGFDVNVAGANNGNPGKDGFFSPYNVKNIDDNKKGENLTDRLTQEAISFIKENKEKPFFLYLPYYAVHTPLSTTNALEEKYKEKGGNSFQNKAVYAGMIEAVDRNIGLILDEIEALNLKNTLIVFTSDNGGIRDISHQDPLRAGKGSYYEGGIRVPYIISWDGIIKPNTVSKTPITNLDFYPTFMDILNVEIPNKIVDGTSILPLLKGKTIEERSLFFHFPIYLQAYNFKTDDGRDPFFRTRPGSVIIDGDWKLHQYFEDNGLELYNLKTDVGERNNLAEVHPEKTAELLQKLRSWRTEINAPIPTELNPKYEASFIPNKFK; encoded by the coding sequence ATGAAGTACTTCGTTGTCGTTCTTTTATGTGGATTGTTGTCTTGCACAACACAAAATTTGGTGAAATCTGAAAGCAAACCAAACATCATTTATATTAATGTGGATGATTTAGGTTGGATGGATACAGAAACTTACGGAAGTACGTTTTACGAAACTCCGAATATTACCAGACTAGCAAAAAGCGGTATGCTATTTACCAATGGGTATGCATCTGCGGCAAATTGTGCACCAAGTAGAGCTTGTTTAATTAGCGGACAAAATACACCAAGACATGGTGTTTTTACGGTTAGTAATTCTGATAGAGGACATGAAAAAACGAGAAAAATAATTCCTACTCCCAATACAGAAGATTTAGCAGACGATAATGTTACCATTGCAGAAATGCTGAAAAAAGCAGGATATACAACAGGTACTTTTGGGAAATGGCATTTGGGAGACGATCCTAAAACACAAGGTTTTGATGTAAATGTTGCAGGAGCAAATAATGGAAACCCGGGAAAGGATGGATTTTTCAGTCCGTATAATGTAAAAAATATTGATGATAATAAGAAAGGTGAAAACCTAACGGACAGATTAACGCAAGAAGCCATTTCATTTATAAAAGAGAATAAAGAAAAGCCATTTTTCCTGTATTTACCCTATTATGCGGTACATACACCTTTATCAACAACAAATGCTTTAGAAGAAAAATACAAAGAAAAAGGAGGGAACTCTTTTCAAAATAAGGCAGTTTATGCAGGTATGATTGAAGCGGTTGATAGAAATATTGGTTTGATTTTAGATGAAATTGAAGCCCTAAATTTAAAAAATACACTTATAGTTTTTACTTCGGATAATGGTGGAATTAGAGATATTTCTCATCAAGATCCGTTACGGGCCGGAAAAGGTTCGTATTACGAGGGCGGTATTAGAGTCCCTTATATTATTTCTTGGGATGGAATTATAAAACCAAACACGGTTTCAAAAACACCGATTACCAATCTCGATTTTTATCCGACTTTTATGGATATTTTAAATGTTGAAATACCTAATAAAATAGTAGACGGAACGTCTATTTTACCTCTTTTAAAAGGAAAAACTATAGAAGAAAGAAGTTTGTTTTTTCATTTCCCTATTTATTTACAAGCGTATAATTTTAAAACAGATGATGGTAGAGATCCATTTTTTAGAACAAGACCAGGTTCTGTAATTATTGATGGTGACTGGAAATTGCATCAGTATTTTGAAGATAATGGACTGGAGTTGTATAACCTAAAAACGGATGTTGGCGAAAGAAATAACCTTGCAGAAGTTCATCCAGAGAAAACAGCAGAATTATTACAAAAATTAAGGAGTTGGAGAACGGAAATTAATGCACCAATTCCTACAGAGTTAAATCCGAAGTATGAGGCTAGTTTTATTCCGAATAAATTTAAATAA
- a CDS encoding glycoside hydrolase, with the protein MKKITVVIFLFLGGFLFSQSKIGQINVELHSDVEFQTIHNFGASDAWSAQFVGKWPLEKKEAMADLLFSTAKNADGTFKGIGLTTWRFNIGGGSAQQGEESSIKDEWRRAEGFLNDDGSYNWNRQLGQQWFLKAAKARGVSSFIGFVNSPPVQFTKNHRAFSDDGLSTNLKRNNYANYAIFLKDVVTHFKDSLDLHLNYISPFNEPQWDWKNGKQEGSPWNNDELSTATKIIDSVFVKHHLATKLEVSEAGQIDYLTSIKKGKENRSNQVEVFFNPSSELYIGDLETVSPKFAGHSYFTTWDISKLKRKREEIKEKLIKYPNLEYWMTEYCILENNTEIRGRGKGLHMKTALYVARLIHADLTIANASSWQWWLAMTPYKYKDGLIYHDKNKEDGTFESSKLLWGLGNYSRFIRPEAKRIKIEYKDKNSLENLEKGVLVSAYKNIDNTIVVVVVNQKEEAVKLSFKSIIKQLYVTDKDFDLKLIKGNIGEKDIEISGKSINTLIL; encoded by the coding sequence ATGAAAAAGATAACGGTTGTAATATTCTTATTTTTAGGTGGTTTTTTGTTTTCGCAAAGTAAAATTGGACAAATTAATGTAGAACTTCATTCTGATGTAGAATTCCAAACCATACATAATTTTGGAGCATCAGATGCTTGGTCTGCTCAATTTGTTGGGAAATGGCCTTTAGAAAAAAAGGAAGCCATGGCCGATTTATTATTCAGTACTGCAAAAAATGCAGACGGAACTTTTAAAGGAATTGGTCTTACAACTTGGCGATTTAATATTGGTGGAGGAAGCGCCCAACAAGGAGAAGAAAGCAGTATTAAAGACGAATGGAGAAGAGCTGAAGGTTTTTTAAACGATGATGGTTCTTATAATTGGAACCGACAATTGGGGCAACAATGGTTTTTAAAAGCGGCAAAAGCAAGAGGTGTTTCGTCATTTATAGGTTTTGTAAACAGTCCGCCAGTACAATTTACAAAGAATCATAGAGCTTTTTCTGACGATGGATTATCAACCAATTTAAAAAGGAATAACTATGCAAATTATGCGATTTTTCTAAAAGATGTAGTCACACATTTTAAAGATAGTTTAGACCTTCATCTTAATTATATCAGTCCGTTTAATGAACCACAATGGGATTGGAAAAACGGAAAACAAGAAGGTTCTCCTTGGAATAATGATGAATTATCAACAGCTACAAAAATTATAGATTCTGTTTTTGTAAAGCATCATTTAGCTACAAAATTAGAAGTATCAGAAGCAGGACAAATAGACTATTTAACATCCATAAAAAAAGGAAAAGAAAATAGAAGTAATCAAGTTGAGGTCTTTTTTAACCCTTCAAGCGAATTGTATATTGGAGATTTAGAAACTGTTTCGCCAAAATTTGCAGGACATAGTTATTTTACCACTTGGGATATTTCTAAATTAAAAAGAAAAAGAGAAGAAATCAAAGAAAAGTTAATCAAATACCCAAATTTAGAATATTGGATGACAGAATATTGCATTCTAGAAAACAATACAGAAATTAGAGGCAGAGGGAAAGGATTACACATGAAAACGGCTTTGTATGTGGCCAGATTAATTCATGCAGATTTAACCATTGCAAATGCAAGTTCTTGGCAATGGTGGTTGGCAATGACTCCGTATAAATACAAAGACGGACTAATTTATCACGATAAAAATAAGGAAGATGGTACTTTTGAATCCTCAAAATTATTATGGGGATTGGGTAATTATTCTAGATTTATAAGACCAGAAGCAAAACGAATTAAAATAGAGTATAAAGATAAAAATTCTCTTGAAAATTTAGAAAAGGGAGTTTTGGTTTCTGCGTATAAAAACATAGATAACACTATTGTTGTGGTTGTGGTCAATCAAAAAGAAGAAGCTGTTAAATTAAGTTTTAAAAGCATTATAAAACAATTGTATGTTACTGATAAAGATTTTGATTTAAAGTTGATAAAGGGTAATATTGGTGAAAAAGATATTGAAATTTCTGGGAAATCAATTAACACTTTAATTTTATAA